The following are encoded together in the Nitrososphaerota archaeon genome:
- a CDS encoding Lrp/AsnC family transcriptional regulator, with the protein MDEIDNKILEILKENPREKYVKIAKKIGLSEGTIRRRIKKMIENGIIKRFTIELSLENEGIVLVKTNPIKTKEIIEKIKKVSERIFEVSGDYDIAVLIQANTIDELNKKVDYIRGISGVLNTNTLIKLAS; encoded by the coding sequence ATGGATGAAATAGATAATAAAATTCTTGAAATATTAAAAGAGAATCCTAGAGAAAAATATGTAAAAATAGCTAAGAAAATTGGATTAAGTGAAGGAACTATTAGAAGAAGAATAAAGAAAATGATAGAAAATGGAATAATAAAAAGATTTACAATAGAATTATCTTTAGAAAATGAAGGAATAGTATTAGTAAAAACAAATCCTATTAAAACTAAAGAAATAATAGAAAAAATAAAAAAAGTTTCAGAAAGAATTTTTGAAGTTTCTGGAGATTATGATATTGCAGTATTAATTCAAGCAAATACAATAGATGAATTAAATAAAAAAGTTGATTATATAAGAGGGATTTCGGGAGTATTGAATACAAATACTTTAATTAAATTAGCTAGTTGA
- a CDS encoding purine-nucleoside phosphorylase: MKTVHILANPEDIAKRVVIAGDPARVKQLAGMLKEVKLVNSNRGYLTYTGYYNSKPITVATHGVGAPSMAIVVEELRMLGAEIIVRLGTTGAMVKEIDIGDIIIPTGAAYPYGGNTTSMYSPDGYMAAVPDPFLLRKFMENCEKFGIKYFAGPIFSSDAFYAEDPAFIEKWSSKGIIAIEMECAALFILGLIRKFKSGAILVVSNNLTKSEEERKEMATAEELKKYVEKAFMIILETIISI, from the coding sequence ATGAAAACGGTTCATATTTTAGCTAATCCAGAAGATATTGCAAAAAGAGTAGTTATTGCTGGAGATCCTGCTAGAGTAAAACAATTAGCTGGAATGCTTAAAGAAGTAAAATTAGTAAATAGCAATAGAGGATATTTAACATATACTGGTTATTATAATTCTAAGCCTATAACTGTAGCAACACATGGAGTTGGAGCACCTTCAATGGCTATTGTTGTTGAAGAATTAAGAATGCTTGGAGCAGAAATAATTGTTAGACTTGGAACTACTGGAGCAATGGTTAAAGAAATCGATATAGGAGATATAATTATTCCTACAGGTGCAGCTTATCCATATGGTGGAAATACTACAAGCATGTATTCTCCAGATGGTTACATGGCTGCTGTACCAGATCCATTTCTTCTTAGAAAATTTATGGAAAATTGTGAAAAATTTGGAATAAAATATTTTGCTGGTCCAATATTTAGTAGCGATGCATTTTATGCTGAAGATCCAGCGTTTATTGAAAAATGGTCTTCAAAAGGAATAATAGCAATTGAAATGGAATGCGCAGCTTTATTCATACTTGGTTTAATTAGAAAATTCAAATCAGGAGCAATATTAGTAGTTAGTAATAATTTAACTAAAAGTGAAGAAGAAAGAAAAGAAATGGCTACTGCTGAAGAACTTAAAAAATATGTTGAAAAAGCATTTATGATAATTCTTGAAACTATTATAAGCATTTAG
- a CDS encoding radical SAM protein, with amino-acid sequence MDIYKKVFNDKNFEENLILSREISLKNFGNKISFFAPSFIKYENIYFSSKQNFFPSISITGKYCALKCKHCNGKLLNSMYPALTPEKLIDICRVLKNKGAKGFLISGGCMPNGMVPLNKFIDSIALIKKELGLTIVVHTGLINENIAEKLSKAEIDAVLIDIIGSNETIKEIYNLNATIEDFEKSLKILKNKNIRFVPHILVGLHYGKIKGELKALEIISKYSPSALIIIVFTPIIGTEMENILPPKPKEIAKIIIASRLIMPNIPIVLGCMRPKGKHRIETDILAIKAGINAIAFPTKEAIEYSKELKYDVSFSNLCCSQIFY; translated from the coding sequence ATGGATATTTATAAGAAAGTATTTAATGATAAGAATTTTGAAGAAAATTTAATTTTATCTAGAGAAATAAGCTTAAAAAATTTTGGTAATAAAATTTCTTTTTTTGCACCTAGTTTTATAAAATATGAAAATATTTATTTTTCATCCAAACAGAATTTTTTTCCATCTATTTCAATTACTGGAAAATATTGTGCTTTAAAATGTAAGCATTGTAATGGAAAACTATTAAATTCAATGTATCCAGCTTTAACACCTGAAAAACTTATAGATATTTGTAGAGTTTTAAAAAATAAAGGTGCAAAAGGTTTCTTAATTAGTGGAGGATGCATGCCAAATGGAATGGTTCCATTAAACAAATTTATAGATTCTATTGCTTTAATAAAAAAAGAACTTGGATTAACAATTGTAGTTCATACCGGTTTAATCAATGAAAATATTGCTGAAAAATTAAGTAAAGCTGAAATAGATGCTGTATTAATCGATATAATAGGTTCTAATGAAACTATAAAAGAAATTTATAATTTAAATGCGACAATAGAAGATTTTGAAAAATCTCTTAAAATATTGAAAAATAAAAATATTAGATTCGTACCGCATATACTTGTGGGTTTGCATTATGGAAAAATAAAAGGTGAATTGAAAGCTTTAGAAATTATTTCAAAATATTCTCCATCAGCTTTAATAATAATTGTTTTTACACCAATTATTGGAACAGAAATGGAAAATATTCTTCCTCCAAAACCTAAAGAAATAGCAAAAATAATCATAGCTTCAAGATTAATTATGCCAAATATTCCTATAGTACTTGGATGTATGAGACCAAAAGGGAAACATAGAATTGAGACAGATATTTTAGCTATTAAAGCTGGAATAAATGCAATAGCTTTTCCAACTAAAGAAGCTATAGAATATTCTAAAGAATTAAAATATGATGTATCTTTCTCAAACCTTTGTTGTTCTCAAATCTTTTACTAA
- a CDS encoding radical SAM protein — MDGNIRVSLGSAIVLGLIKGKIDVNPTTAYLLTYRNGKCIANCSFCPQAKSSKSRADMLSRIVWPTFPMEKVFKGLRKAIEKNLIKRVCIQSLNYPNFLEDIIKIVNGIKDYSDIPISISCQPIDKNGINELKKIGIERISIPLDAATKEIFNKVKGYIVDGPYFWEKQIELLINALEIFGKGYVNTHLIVGLGEKEKEMIKMIQWCNDLGIYPSMFAFTPIPGTKMENIPPPNIEKYRRIQIAHYLIINKISNFSKMEFNNNEEIINFGIGKGELIKIIHSGKPFLTTGCPNCNRPYYNENPRGPIYNYPRKIEEKEIHEIMKQLNIF; from the coding sequence ATGGATGGAAATATACGTGTTTCACTTGGATCAGCAATTGTTTTAGGATTAATCAAAGGTAAAATAGATGTTAATCCAACAACAGCTTATTTACTAACATATAGGAATGGGAAATGTATTGCAAATTGTAGTTTTTGTCCACAAGCTAAGTCTAGTAAAAGTAGAGCAGATATGCTATCAAGAATTGTTTGGCCCACTTTTCCAATGGAAAAAGTTTTCAAAGGATTAAGGAAAGCTATAGAAAAGAATTTGATTAAAAGAGTATGTATTCAATCATTAAATTATCCAAATTTTTTAGAAGATATAATTAAAATTGTTAATGGAATTAAAGATTATAGCGATATTCCAATATCTATTTCTTGTCAACCAATTGATAAAAATGGAATAAATGAACTTAAAAAAATAGGTATTGAAAGAATAAGCATACCATTAGATGCAGCTACAAAAGAAATTTTTAATAAAGTTAAAGGATATATAGTTGATGGACCATATTTTTGGGAAAAACAAATCGAATTATTAATTAATGCTTTAGAAATTTTTGGTAAAGGATATGTAAATACTCATTTAATAGTTGGATTAGGAGAAAAAGAGAAAGAAATGATTAAAATGATTCAATGGTGTAATGATTTAGGCATTTATCCAAGCATGTTTGCATTCACACCTATTCCTGGAACAAAAATGGAAAATATTCCTCCTCCTAATATTGAAAAATATAGAAGAATACAAATTGCTCATTATTTAATAATAAATAAAATTTCAAATTTTTCAAAAATGGAATTTAATAATAATGAAGAAATAATTAATTTTGGTATAGGAAAAGGGGAATTAATAAAAATAATTCATAGTGGAAAACCATTTTTAACAACTGGTTGTCCAAATTGTAATCGTCCATATTATAATGAAAATCCAAGAGGACCAATTTATAATTATCCTAGAAAAATTGAAGAAAAAGAAATTCATGAAATTATGAAACAATTAAATATTTTTTAG
- a CDS encoding biotin/lipoate A/B protein ligase family protein, with product MNKMKLNEWRLIKLETYNGFMNMAIDEAILIARIKNLVPNTIRFYRWNPSAVSIGRFQNIHNEVNIDACEKNGIDIVRRITGGGAVYHDYNGEITYSIVFNTNDLNIYDNSKIYNIICNCLIEAIKMLGINADFDPGDYKNCPNITINKRKISGSAQFYKNNVILQHGTFLINVDLEKMFTFLRVFPNKNFKDIISIAKRKITSLREELGFEIQFEEVYEKLIKGFEKVLNIKLNEDLLSSFEKEISEKLYREKYSTKEWNFECKSSLDI from the coding sequence ATGAATAAAATGAAATTAAATGAGTGGCGTTTAATAAAATTAGAAACATATAATGGTTTTATGAACATGGCTATTGATGAAGCAATTTTAATTGCTAGAATTAAAAATCTAGTTCCTAATACTATTCGTTTTTATAGGTGGAATCCTTCAGCAGTTTCTATTGGACGTTTTCAAAATATTCATAATGAAGTTAATATTGATGCTTGCGAAAAAAATGGAATAGATATTGTTAGAAGAATAACTGGAGGAGGAGCAGTATATCATGATTATAATGGAGAAATAACTTATAGCATTGTTTTTAATACAAATGATTTAAATATTTATGATAATTCAAAAATATATAATATTATTTGTAATTGCCTTATTGAAGCAATTAAAATGCTTGGAATAAATGCAGATTTTGATCCTGGAGATTATAAAAATTGTCCTAATATTACAATTAATAAAAGAAAGATTTCTGGCAGTGCTCAATTCTATAAAAATAATGTAATTTTACAACATGGTACTTTTTTAATAAATGTTGATTTAGAGAAAATGTTTACTTTTTTAAGAGTCTTTCCTAATAAAAATTTTAAAGATATTATTTCTATAGCAAAAAGAAAAATTACTTCTTTAAGAGAAGAATTAGGATTTGAAATTCAATTCGAAGAAGTATATGAAAAATTAATTAAAGGTTTTGAAAAAGTATTAAATATAAAATTAAATGAAGACCTTTTGTCTTCTTTTGAGAAAGAAATTTCGGAGAAACTTTATAGAGAAAAATATTCTACTAAAGAATGGAATTTTGAATGTAAATCTTCTTTAGATATCTAA
- a CDS encoding VIT1/CCC1 transporter family protein, with protein MIGKEHEEKGYRMEGIAFGLADGIICLIGLIIGVAEATSNPLMVIISGIIGGLSDAFGNSIGFFISQSTERSVQIHEAKEHGINTRIHSKKEVWMSGLFSFLSTVFVLIMLLPPFIFFDINIAVIITFSIGIVLSFILGFYVGKLSKESPYKTGLKYVTLTLVGAIVSYLIGDFLKHFLFERTIKIF; from the coding sequence ATGATTGGAAAAGAACATGAAGAGAAGGGATATAGAATGGAAGGTATTGCGTTTGGCTTAGCTGATGGAATAATTTGTCTTATAGGTTTAATCATAGGCGTTGCTGAAGCTACTTCAAATCCTCTCATGGTTATAATATCAGGCATAATAGGTGGGTTATCTGATGCTTTTGGAAATTCAATAGGTTTCTTTATTTCACAATCAACAGAAAGGAGTGTACAAATTCATGAAGCAAAGGAGCATGGAATAAATACAAGAATTCATTCTAAAAAAGAAGTTTGGATGAGTGGGTTATTTTCATTTTTATCTACAGTTTTTGTATTAATAATGTTGCTTCCTCCATTCATATTTTTTGATATTAATATTGCTGTAATTATTACATTTTCTATTGGAATAGTTTTATCATTTATATTAGGCTTTTACGTTGGTAAATTAAGTAAAGAATCCCCTTATAAAACAGGGTTAAAATATGTTACACTAACTCTTGTAGGTGCTATTGTTTCTTACTTAATTGGAGATTTTCTAAAGCATTTCCTTTTTGAACGTACAATCAAAATATTTTAA
- a CDS encoding nitroreductase family protein has protein sequence MKNTTLNIIYNRKSIRKFKSKPIQEEIIKLIIEAGLRAPTNCMLQPYSLIIIKDKEKKEKIAEICKQRIISQAPVSILICADLNRIKNIANSIIVDNIYRRNKYEIDKIFSIFECGLVAENMILASESLGLGSVLIGSILNYLEEIAELFKLPPNVLPIILLCIGERDEDPPLRPRWPMEMIVHENEYNTIKIEDIGKNIKKIDYALKSEEYYPKYIGRTYSYEKHLIEILSYSEEIDRIDKEIKRFIKNRF, from the coding sequence ATGAAAAATACTACCTTAAATATTATATATAATAGAAAAAGTATTAGAAAATTTAAATCAAAACCAATTCAAGAAGAAATTATTAAATTAATAATCGAAGCAGGATTAAGAGCTCCAACTAATTGTATGCTTCAACCATATTCTCTCATAATTATTAAAGATAAAGAAAAAAAGGAAAAAATTGCTGAAATATGTAAACAAAGAATAATTTCTCAAGCGCCTGTTTCAATACTTATTTGTGCAGATTTAAATCGTATAAAAAATATTGCAAATAGTATAATCGTTGATAATATATATAGAAGGAATAAATATGAGATAGATAAAATTTTTAGTATTTTTGAATGCGGATTAGTTGCTGAAAATATGATTTTAGCAAGTGAAAGCCTTGGATTAGGGTCAGTTCTTATAGGATCTATTCTTAATTATTTGGAAGAAATAGCTGAATTATTTAAGCTTCCTCCAAATGTTTTACCAATAATTTTATTATGTATAGGAGAAAGAGATGAAGATCCTCCATTAAGGCCTAGATGGCCTATGGAAATGATTGTACATGAAAATGAATATAATACAATAAAAATTGAAGATATAGGAAAAAATATTAAAAAAATAGATTATGCTTTAAAATCTGAAGAATATTATCCAAAATATATTGGAAGAACTTATAGCTATGAAAAACATTTAATTGAAATATTATCATATAGTGAAGAAATAGATAGAATAGATAAAGAAATAAAAAGATTTATTAAAAATAGATTTTAA
- a CDS encoding AbrB/MazE/SpoVT family DNA-binding domain-containing protein yields MALVQIDSKYRIVIPSELRKYLKIEIGQEAYIAPYGKGFLIVPLNNHEAIEIRKKLNEFKNMEKEKIKKNFLKILIKK; encoded by the coding sequence ATGGCTTTAGTTCAAATAGATTCTAAATATAGAATTGTTATTCCATCAGAATTAAGAAAATATTTAAAAATTGAAATTGGTCAAGAAGCATACATAGCTCCTTATGGAAAAGGTTTTTTAATCGTTCCTTTAAATAATCATGAAGCAATTGAAATACGTAAAAAATTGAATGAATTCAAGAATATGGAAAAAGAAAAAATTAAGAAAAATTTTTTAAAAATTTTAATTAAAAAATAA
- a CDS encoding polyprenyl synthetase family protein yields the protein MIEIEEELNRIQGKINNVLEKHFPRKINKDKLIEICGKPRYDYEIESINKSIFEPLWNLLDRGGKRWRPALFLWTCEALGIEAEKYIDFAIIPEIIHNGTLVIDDIEDKSFLRRGKPAVHLIYGEDIAINMGNTMYYLPIKIILNNRELDKEKKLKLLENYIQEMINLSIGQAMDIAWHKLLIENITEKQYLQMCSFKTGSLSRMAVKMAAILANANEEKINALSFFAESLGIAFQIQDDILNIIGNEKIYGKEIGGDISEGKITLMVVYILNNAPREISRRLMEILKMHTNNSKIIKEAINILIEYKAVEYAKNYASKLAKDAWNAVNQVLSESKAKQCLESLTNYLIIRKF from the coding sequence ATGATCGAAATCGAAGAAGAATTAAATAGAATACAAGGAAAAATAAATAATGTATTGGAAAAACATTTTCCACGTAAAATAAATAAAGATAAATTAATAGAAATATGTGGAAAACCAAGATATGATTATGAAATTGAATCTATAAATAAATCTATTTTTGAGCCTTTATGGAATTTACTTGATAGAGGAGGAAAAAGATGGAGGCCTGCACTCTTTTTATGGACTTGTGAAGCTCTTGGAATAGAAGCTGAAAAATATATTGATTTTGCTATAATTCCAGAAATAATTCATAATGGAACTCTTGTTATTGATGATATAGAAGATAAAAGTTTTTTGAGAAGAGGAAAACCTGCGGTTCATTTAATATATGGAGAAGATATAGCAATAAACATGGGTAATACAATGTATTACTTACCTATAAAAATAATATTGAATAATAGAGAATTGGACAAAGAAAAAAAGCTAAAATTGCTTGAAAATTATATTCAAGAAATGATTAATTTAAGCATAGGTCAAGCAATGGATATTGCTTGGCATAAATTATTGATTGAAAATATTACTGAAAAACAATATTTACAAATGTGTTCATTTAAAACTGGATCATTATCAAGAATGGCAGTTAAAATGGCAGCAATATTAGCTAATGCAAATGAAGAAAAAATTAATGCTTTAAGTTTTTTTGCTGAATCTTTAGGAATAGCATTTCAAATACAGGATGATATTTTGAATATTATTGGAAATGAAAAAATTTATGGAAAAGAAATTGGAGGAGATATTAGTGAAGGTAAAATAACTTTAATGGTAGTTTATATACTTAATAATGCTCCTAGAGAAATTAGTAGAAGGTTAATGGAAATACTTAAAATGCATACAAATAATTCTAAAATTATTAAAGAAGCTATAAACATATTAATAGAGTATAAAGCTGTAGAATATGCTAAAAATTATGCTTCTAAACTTGCTAAAGATGCATGGAATGCAGTAAATCAAGTTTTATCAGAATCTAAAGCAAAGCAATGCTTAGAATCTTTAACAAACTATTTAATTATAAGAAAATTTTAG
- a CDS encoding zinc ribbon domain-containing protein — translation MEIRKIIKLNINENLRNILNHWNISKWQYRRNMNFDLPSTLKASMKLFDCFEASHLTFCETGFKIDFENNIIWLTSLEKYKRTPIKIAEEQVKYLKKEIDNGAKATMIRVLPPSYKKGHHRRREIVKKGHWELHVILKKNIELLTKEEFRKFQRIAVIGIDLNSKYGVAYSLWIWNKKENSLKPIKARFLQGIKSHQFQEIVKWRLQENHRISVKYNELFQRINKRIQRQNKDWIEKTSKKLIDIALESIKEYNCEIAIISFEDLSSYEAGNNSKKINKKNAEWLRKIIQRTFEKSLWNYSKKVITYLPTCSKNQRNLEQILVDADYTSRICSRCGSYGKIKGKEFFCNKCGLINNKHINASKNIAKRTI, via the coding sequence ATGGAAATAAGAAAAATAATAAAATTAAATATAAATGAAAATCTAAGAAATATATTAAATCATTGGAATATTTCAAAATGGCAATATAGAAGGAATATGAACTTTGATTTACCATCAACATTAAAAGCTTCCATGAAGCTATTTGATTGCTTTGAAGCTTCTCATTTAACATTTTGCGAAACAGGCTTTAAAATAGACTTTGAAAACAATATAATATGGCTAACATCTTTAGAGAAATACAAAAGAACTCCAATAAAAATTGCTGAAGAACAAGTGAAATATCTTAAAAAAGAAATTGATAATGGAGCAAAAGCTACGATGATAAGAGTTTTACCACCAAGTTATAAGAAAGGACATCATAGAAGAAGAGAAATAGTTAAAAAAGGACATTGGGAACTGCATGTAATTTTAAAGAAAAACATTGAACTATTAACTAAAGAAGAATTCAGAAAATTTCAAAGAATTGCAGTAATAGGCATTGATTTGAATAGCAAATATGGAGTTGCTTATTCATTATGGATATGGAATAAAAAAGAAAATTCATTAAAACCAATAAAAGCAAGATTTTTACAAGGAATTAAAAGTCATCAATTTCAAGAGATTGTAAAATGGAGGCTACAAGAAAATCATAGAATTTCAGTGAAATACAATGAATTATTCCAAAGAATAAACAAAAGAATTCAAAGACAAAACAAAGATTGGATAGAGAAGACTTCTAAAAAGCTTATTGATATCGCATTAGAAAGCATTAAAGAATATAATTGTGAAATTGCAATAATTTCTTTTGAAGATCTTAGTAGCTATGAAGCTGGAAATAATAGCAAAAAGATAAATAAGAAGAATGCAGAATGGCTTAGAAAAATAATTCAAAGAACATTTGAAAAAAGTCTATGGAATTATTCAAAGAAAGTAATAACATATCTGCCGACTTGCAGTAAAAATCAAAGAAATCTTGAACAAATATTAGTAGATGCTGATTATACTTCAAGAATATGTAGTAGATGTGGAAGTTATGGAAAAATAAAAGGAAAAGAATTCTTTTGTAATAAATGCGGATTAATAAACAATAAACATATAAATGCTTCAAAGAATATTGCAAAAAGAACTATTTAA
- the endA gene encoding tRNA-intron lyase: MEKIEAQLIEGNIIVWDIEKGRELYKNGFYGKPLGIPKPKTPDFNAPLILDLIEAVYLVEKNILSIFQGDKELTIEKLIDYGTKNYELFLMKYLVYKDLRDRGFIVTPGIKFGSDFAVYKYGPGIDHAPFIVQVKKTEEEISALEIIRAGRLATTVKKHFTLAIPNLSTEEVDYLIFSWWRP, from the coding sequence TTGGAAAAAATTGAAGCTCAATTAATTGAAGGTAATATAATTGTTTGGGATATAGAAAAAGGTAGAGAGCTTTATAAAAATGGTTTTTATGGAAAGCCTTTAGGTATTCCAAAACCAAAAACACCAGATTTTAATGCTCCTTTAATACTTGATTTAATAGAAGCAGTTTATTTAGTTGAAAAAAATATTTTATCAATATTTCAAGGAGATAAAGAATTAACTATAGAAAAATTAATAGATTATGGAACAAAAAATTATGAATTATTTTTAATGAAATATCTTGTTTATAAAGATTTGAGGGATAGAGGTTTTATAGTTACTCCTGGAATAAAATTTGGAAGCGATTTTGCAGTATATAAATATGGTCCTGGAATAGACCATGCACCTTTTATAGTTCAAGTAAAAAAAACTGAAGAAGAAATTTCTGCTCTTGAAATAATTAGAGCAGGTAGACTTGCAACTACTGTTAAAAAACATTTTACTTTAGCAATACCAAATTTATCAACAGAAGAAGTAGATTA